A single region of the Drosophila takahashii strain IR98-3 E-12201 chromosome 2R, DtakHiC1v2, whole genome shotgun sequence genome encodes:
- the LOC138912095 gene encoding uncharacterized protein encodes MATAILETLKRQRSNIKRNITRIRGMVDAKEEEEQKSPAELQCRLGILESYFKQALSVQSEIETMESTDSGRADLEDSYITTKLAIQQLLGEDLHNTVFDNISAPSYSAPSRLPRLALPSFDGNHKDYKNFISSFLQLVNREQISNIDKFNHLRNCLKGPALEAVAAFPVTGENYAKALERLKDRYDKPALIFVETIAPIFKLPPAAASNLCIIPQISYQPDLAIDVSTWKLPENTPLADERFYQSRHVDLLLGTEAFFDALTVGQIRLGPQGPLLQKTQFGWVVTGRLQQTATIEVSTCMALNASSIDVNLKRLWELEAVDSPPLQKPEHAICEEQYEKTTCLDSTGRIVVKLPFKADPTRLGDSFDIARRRFLSMERRLSKSPALRQQYCDFMEEYEKLGHMSPVIHPKLHEPHYYIPHHCVLKPSSESTKLRVVFDASCRTSNQLSLNDLLCVGPTLQEDLYLQLLKFRLHRYAITADVTKMYRQPPHFWQHVASTTSLMFIKLTVKSAAIIKSSFYVDDLLTGADDLETLRIIKDQVTEILRRGHFPLTKWHSNYVGFMEDHASKKLSSCGEGLASALGVNWNQHKDTLFFKFIPRNHATRITKRSILSTASALFDPLGLLSPLVVVAKILLQELWLAGLQWDESVPENIHTAWSKCLESFQTVSILSIPRYCLQHKMRSLQLHGFCDTSIRAYGCCVYLRSETSTGDVAVQLLTGKSRVAPVKKKSLPKLELCGAHLLGQLYAKLKPLLADRKFSVYFWTDSQIVLHWLKQHSVTLSAFVGNRISEIQEWTADGQWKFVPGESNPADIVSREAATTELAASM; translated from the exons ATGGCAACGGCTATATTGGAGACTCTCAAACGGCAACGCTCGAATATTAAGCGCAACATTACGCGCATAAGAGGAATGGTCGATGCCAAGGAAGAAGAAGAGCAGAAATCGCCGGCTGAACTTCAGTGCCGTTTGGGAATCTTAGAGTCATATTTTAAGCAAGCCCTTTCGGTACAATCAGAAATTGAGACCATGGAATCCACAGATAGTGGACGTGCAGACCTGGAGGACAGTTACATAACTACAAAGTTGGCAATTCAGCAACTTCTTGGAGAGGATCTGCACAACACAGTTTTCGACAACATCTCTGCACCAAGCTACAGCGCGCCGTCTCGACTGCCAAGATTGGCACTACCTAGCTTCGATGGAAATCATAAGGATTACAAGAACTTCATCTCGTCGTTTCTGCAACTGGTCAATCGTGAGCAAATATCTAATATAGACAAATTTAATCATCTCCGTAATTGTTTAAAGGGACCTGCACTGGAAGCTGTCGCAGCCTTCCCGGTCACTGGAGAAAATTATGCGAAGGCGCTGGAACGGCTGAAGGACCGGTATGACAAGCCTGCCCTAATCTTTGTCGAAACGATAGCCCCGATTTTTAAACTGCCGCCGGCTGCTGCGTCAA ATCTATGTATTATTCCACAAATCTCATACCAGCCCGATCTGGCCATCGACGTTTCGACTTGGAAGCTGCCAGAAAATACGCCGCTCGCTGATGAAAGATTCTACCAATCACGCCACGTCGATCTGCTACTGGGAACCGAAGCCTTCTTCGACGCCTTAACTGTAGGGCAAATAAGGCTGGGACCTCAAGGCCCGCTGCTGCAGAAAACTCAGTTTGGCTGGGTCGTAACCGGCCGACTGCAGCAAACCGCGACAATAGAAGTTTCCACTTGCATGGCTTTAAACGCAAGTTCAATTGATGTCAACCTCAAACGTCTGTGGGAACTGGAAGCAGTCGACTCGCCACCTCTGCAGAAGCCGGAGCATGCTATTTGCGAGGAACAGTACGAGAAGACCACTTGTCTCGACAGCACTGGTAGGATTGTCGTCAAACTGCCATTCAAGGCTGACCCAACTCGGTTGGGAGACTCATTTGATATCGCTCGCCGTCGGTTCCTAAGCATGGAACGTCGCCTATCGAAATCTCCAGCACTTCGTCAACAATACTGCGACTTCATGGAGGAGTATGAGAAATTGGGGCACATGTCCCCAGTTATTCATCCTAAACTGCACGAGCCGCACTACTACATCCCGCATCACTGCGTCCTCAAACCCAGCAGTGAGTCTACTAAGCTTAGGGTGGTGTTTGACGCCTCTTGCCGGACGTCAAATCAATTATCACTCAACGACTTGCTATGCGTTGGCCCAACACTCCAGGAGGACTTGTACCTGCAGCTTCTAAAGTTCAGGCTTCATCGTTACGCCATCACTGCAGATGTGACCAAGATGTATAGGCAA CCGCCCCATTTTTGGCAACACGTAGCCTCAACCACCTCGCTGATGTTCATCAAGCTGACTGTCAAATCGGCCGCTATCATAAAGTCGTCTTTCTATGTTGATGACCTACTCACGGGTGCAGACGACTTAGAGACGCTTCGCATTATCAAGGATCAAGTCACAGAAATTCTTCGTCGAGGGCATTTCCCACTCACCAAATGGCATTCCAACTACGTTGGATTCATGGAAGATCATGCATCCAAGAAGCTAAGTTCCTGTGGCGAGGGACTAGCCAGCGCTCTTGGAGTGAACTGGAACCAGCACAAGGATACACTGTTCTTCAAGTTCATACCAAGGAACCACGCAACGCGTATCACCAAAAGAAGTATTTTGTCCACCGCATCCGCCTTGTTCGACCCGCTTGGTTTGCTCTCACCGCTTGTTGTTGTCGCAAAAATACTTCTGCAAGAACTTTGGCTCGCTGGCCTGCAATGGGACGAGAGCGTTCCAGAAAACATACACACGGCCTGGAGCAAATGCCTAGAATCATTCCAAACAGTCTCAATTTTATCGATTCCCCGCTATTGCCTCCAACACAAGATGCGATCACTTCAACTTCATGGATTTTGTGACACATCAATCAGGGCTTACGGCTGCTGCGTGTATCTACGCTCGGAAACGTCGACGGGAGATGTCGCAGTGCAGCTATTGACTGGCAAATCGAGAGTGGCTCCTGTGAAGAAAAAATCCCTTCCAAAACTGGAATTGTGTGGAGCGCATTTGCTGGGCCAACTGTATGCGAAATTGAAGCCTCTATTAGCGGACAGAAAATTCTCGGTCTATTTCTGGACGGACTCGCAGATTGTGCTTCACTGGCTAAAACAGCACTCAGTCACACTGTCAGCATTCGTTGGAAACCGAATCTCCGAAATTCAAGAATGGACCGCAGATGGCCAGTGGAAATTTGTACCAGGTGAGAGCAATCCGGCGGACATAGTTTCGCGCGAAGCTGCTACAACTGAGCTGGCAGCATCGATGTAG